The proteins below come from a single Eucalyptus grandis isolate ANBG69807.140 chromosome 3, ASM1654582v1, whole genome shotgun sequence genomic window:
- the LOC104439013 gene encoding UDP-glycosyltransferase 91C1 isoform X2, which yields MFPWLAYGHLMPFLEVATFLARKGHRISFISTPKNLQKLPANLPSSITLVELPLPRVHGLPDSAESTSELLQNMVPYLKKAYDMLEPAVAEFLVNSDVNWVIQDFMSFWLPQKARQLGVKSVFFSIFNASILAFIGPPSLLIDNQARAKTAEDLTVVPQWVTYPTKIAFRLHEVLNEEDFVDPKSNMSVFERFGRSIQGCDIVAIRTCSEFEAEPLSLLKKFYARPVVPMGLLSPQNKSRHEGDGRWSELKQWLDGKEGKSVFYVALGTEVALSQELMHELARGIEKSGLPFVWVISRKAGPSSIPSGFESRVSGRGLVWVGWAPQLDILAHPSIGGFLTHCGWSSVIEALGQGRALILFSGGSSDQGLMARLMDERRVGSEVPRDSRDGSFTSDSVAETIKWVMVEPEGEEVRANAWAMREIFGNVESQLKYLEEFARALEKGRA from the coding sequence ATGTTCCCATGGCTCGCTTACGGCCACCTCATGCCCTTCCTCGAGGTCGCCACCTTCTTAGCTCGAAAGGGTCATCGCATCTCCTTCATCTCCACCCCGAAAAACCTCCAAAAGCTCCCCGCGAACCTCCCTTCCTCGATAACCCTCGTTGAGCTTCCCTTGCCTCGCGTCCATGGCCTCCCCGACTCTGCCGAGTCGACCTCCGAGCTGCTGCAAAACATGGTCCCTTACCTTAAGAAGGCATACGACATGCTCGAGCCAGCTGTTGCCGAGTTCCTTGTGAACTCGGACGTCAACTGGGTGATCCAAGACTTCATGTCTTTCTGGTTACCCCAAAAGGCGAGACAACTCGGTGTTAAATCGGTGTTCTTCAGCATATTCAACGCCAGCATCCTCGCCTTCATTGGCCCGCCATCTCTTCTGATTGACAATCAAGCCCGAGCCAAGACGGCAGAGGACTTGACGGTCGTTCCCCAGTGGGTTACTTACCCAACTAAAATCGCGTTTAGGCTTCATGAGGTGCTCAACGAAGAGGATTTCGTGGACCCTAAATCTAACATGTCGGTTTTCGAAAGGTTTGGCAGGTCGATACAGGGATGCGATATCGTGGCCATAAGGACCTGTAGCGAGTTCGAGGCCGAGCCGTTGAGTCTACTCAAGAAGTTTTACGCAAGACCCGTGGTTCCGATGGGGCTTTTGTCACCCCAGAATAAAAGCCGCCACGAAGGAGACGGGAGATGGAGCGAGCTCAAGCAATGGTTGGATGGTAAGGAAGGGAAGTCAGTGTTCTACGTCGCCCTTGGCACCGAGGTGGCTTTGAGTCAAGAGTTAATGCACGAGCTGGCACGTGGGATTGAAAAGTCAGGTTTGCCCTTCGTCTGGGTGATAAGCCGAAAGGCTGGCCCCAGCAGTATCCCTTCTGGGTTTGAAAGCCGGGTCTCAGGTCGAGGCCTCGTCTGGGTGGGCTGGGCTCCTCAACTCGACATCCTGGCCCACCCGTCGATTGGCGGGTTCTTGACGCACTGCGGGTGGAGCTCGGTCATAGAGGCACTCGGGCAAGGCCGGGCACTGATCCTATTTTCTGGGGGGAGCTCCGACCAAGGGCTGATGGCGAGGCTAATGGACGAGAGGCGGGTTGGGTCGGAAGTGCCAAGGGACAGCCGGGATGGGTCGTTCACGAGTGACTCGGTCGCCGAGACGATAAAGTGGGTCATGGTAGAGCCAGAGGGAGAGGAAGTGAGGGCGAACGCATGGGCCATGCGGGAGATATTTGGTAACGTGGAGTCGCAATTGAAATATTTGGAGGAGTTCGCTCGAGCACTTGAAAAGG
- the LOC120291624 gene encoding UDP-glycosyltransferase 91C1-like gives MACLRPPHAIPRCRHLLSSKGSSRLLHLHPKNLQKLPTDLPPSITLVELPLPRVHGLPDSAESTAELPNNKVPYLKKAYDMLEPAVDEFLQRSGVDWIIHDFASHWLPQVASRLGVNSAFFGVFSATSLAFLGPPSVLIDGPSRRPEDFTVVPKWIDYPSKVRFRLHEIVTHQDCMDTGASDFQRFGESIRGSKSVAVRSCSEFEADPLRLLQKLYGKPVVPVGLLRPATNAAGETRDGSS, from the coding sequence ATGGCTTGCTTACGGCCACCTCATGCCATTCCTCGATGTCGCCACCTTCTTAGCTCAAAAGGGTCATCGCGTCTCCTTCATCTCCACCCCAAAAACCTCCAAAAGCTCCCCACAGACCTCCCTCCCTCAATAACCCTCGTTGAGCTTCCCTTGCCTCGTGTCCATGGCCTCCCGGACTCGGCTGAGTCGACGGCCGAGCTGCCGAACAACAAGGTCCCGTACCTCAAAAAGGCCTACGATATGCTCGAGCCAGCTGTTGACGAGTTTCTTCAACGCTCTGGCGTGGACTGGATAATCCACGACTTTGCGTCGCACTGGTTGCCCCAAGTTGCGAGCCGACTGGGTGTGAACTCGGCATTCTTTGGTGTATTCAGTGCTACTTCTCTCGCTTTCCTCGGACCACCTTCCGTCTTGATCGATGGCCCGAGCAGAAGGCCGGAGGACTTTACCGTCGTTCCCAAGTGGATAGATTACCCGTCCAAGGTCAGGTTCAGGCTCCACGAGATAGTCACTCACCAGGATTGCATGGACACCGGAGCTTCAGATTTTCAGAGGTTTGGCGAGTCGATTCGGGGTTCCAAGTCCGTGGCCGTGAGGAGCTGTAGCGAGTTCGAGGCCGATCCGCTGAGGCTACTCCAGAAGCTTTACGGAAAACCTGTGGTCCCTGTGGGCTTATTACGCCCCGCCACAAATGCGGCAGGGGAGACGAGAGATGGGTCGAGCTGA